From the genome of Parazoarcus communis, one region includes:
- a CDS encoding class 1 fructose-bisphosphatase, with the protein MRRVTLTQFLIEQQRAGRVSADLRLLLEVVARACKAIGVNVSKGALAGVLGEAGTDNVQGEAQKKLDVIANEILLQANEWGGHLAAMASEEVETVHQIPFDFPKGGYLLMFDPLDGSSNIDINVTVGTIFSVLRNPEGEGDPTEESFMQPGSEQVAAGYAIYGPSTQLVLTVGKGVHAFTLDREMGSFVYTTPYMTVPEETREYAINASNARHWEAPVQRYIAELQEGKAGPRGVDFNMRWVASMVADVHRVLTRGGIFMYPLDEKCRAQGGKLRLMYEANPMAMLIEQAGGAATTGRERILDIKPSKLHQRVPVVLGSKSEVERVTAYHLEA; encoded by the coding sequence ATGCGTCGCGTCACCCTTACCCAATTCCTGATCGAGCAGCAGCGCGCCGGACGCGTATCGGCCGATCTGCGGCTCTTGCTCGAGGTCGTGGCTCGCGCCTGCAAGGCAATCGGTGTCAATGTGTCCAAAGGGGCGCTCGCAGGCGTGCTGGGCGAGGCCGGCACGGACAACGTGCAGGGCGAGGCACAGAAGAAGCTCGACGTGATTGCCAACGAGATCCTGCTTCAGGCCAACGAATGGGGTGGCCACCTTGCGGCGATGGCGTCCGAAGAGGTCGAAACCGTGCATCAGATCCCGTTCGATTTCCCCAAGGGCGGCTATCTGCTGATGTTCGACCCGCTCGACGGTTCGTCAAACATCGACATCAACGTCACGGTGGGCACGATCTTCTCGGTGCTGCGCAACCCCGAGGGCGAGGGCGATCCGACCGAGGAAAGCTTCATGCAGCCGGGCAGCGAGCAGGTGGCCGCCGGCTATGCGATCTACGGCCCCTCCACCCAGCTGGTGCTGACAGTGGGCAAGGGCGTTCACGCCTTCACGCTCGATCGCGAGATGGGCAGCTTCGTCTACACCACTCCTTACATGACGGTGCCCGAGGAAACCCGCGAATACGCCATCAATGCGTCCAACGCCCGCCACTGGGAGGCGCCGGTTCAGCGTTATATCGCCGAACTGCAGGAAGGCAAGGCCGGCCCCCGAGGTGTCGATTTCAACATGCGCTGGGTGGCATCAATGGTGGCTGACGTGCACCGTGTGCTGACCCGAGGCGGCATCTTCATGTATCCGCTCGACGAAAAATGCCGCGCCCAGGGCGGCAAGCTGCGGCTCATGTACGAAGCCAATCCGATGGCCATGCTGATCGAACAGGCCGGTGGCGCAGCGACCACCGGGCGCGAGCGCATCCTCGACATCAAGCCCAGCAAGCTGCACCAGCGTGTGCCTGTCGTGCTCGGCTCGAAGAGCGAGGTCGAACGCGTGACTGCATATCATCTTGAAGCTTGA